Genomic window (Paenibacillus sp. 37):
GACATTGCCTGGTATTGATCTGATCATTCCGGATGTAACGTATCTGCTGGAGAATTTGGATAAAGTAAGAGGTCTTGTGGTTACCCATGGACATGAAGATCACATTGGTGGCATTCCCTATTTGTTAAAACAAATGAACATCCCGGTGTATGCATCCAGGCTCACTCGCGGACTGATCGAGCTTAAACTGAAAGAGCATGGCCTGCTGCGCAAGGCGGACCTGCATACAATCGATGCTCATTCCAGCATTACGCTGGGAGGGATAGAGGTTTCCTTTTTTGCAACCAGTCATAGTATACCTGATTGTCTTGGTATCTTCTTTAAGACCCCGGCGGGCAATGTCGTGCATACTGGAGATTTCAAATTTGATATGTCTCCTGTACATGGACCTTTCCCAGATCTGCACCGCATGGCCGAGATTGGCAAACAGGGTGTCCATATTTTGCTATCCGAGAGCACGAATGCAGAAAGACCGGGATTTACACCTTCCGAGCGTGTTGTGGGAGATCACATTCTGGATGCCTTTATCCGTGCAAAACAAAAAGTATTTATCTCTACTTTTGCGTCAAATGTCAGCAGGGTACAGCAGATTGTGAATGCAGCATTCGAGACGGGTCGCAAACTGGCACTGTTGGGAAGAAGTATGGTGAATGTAGTATCGGTGGCCAGTGAATTGGGGTATTTGCAAGTTCCTGATGGATTATTGATTGAAGCTATCGATTCGGATCAGTTTCCGCCCGAACAGGTTGTTGTCTTATGTACTGGTAGCCAGGGAGAAGCGATGGCAGCATTATCGCGTTTGGCATCCGGTAAACATCCTCACGTAAGAATTAACGCCGGGGACACGGTCATTATTGCTGCCGGAGCCATCCCGGGCAATGAACGGAATCTTGCACATGTCATTGACAACCTGTATGTTCTCGGAGCACGTGTGATATATGGTTCAAGTGGTGCAGCAGGAATGCATGTATCGGGACACGGTAGTCAGGAAGAACTCAAATTGATGTTAACTCTGATGAAACCGGATTATCTGATTCCGATCCACGGTGAGTTTCGCATGTTGTATCAACACAGACTGCTTGCTGAATCCGTAGGTATAGAGCGTGATCATGTGTTTATCGTGAATAATGGGGATATGGTCCAATACAAAGACGGCATTGCTTCGCTAGGTCCAAAAATTGCATCAGGAAATAGTCTCGTAGACGGTCTGATCATGGGTGATGTCGGCAATATTGTACTTCGCGACCGCAGGCAACTGTCCTCCGATGGCATGCTGGTGATTGTGACTACACTGAGCAAAACGGAAAAACAGATGGTCACGTCACCCGAAATTATCTCCAGAGGGTTTGTATTTGTTAAGGATTCGGAAGAATTCATGCATGAGATTCATGAGCTTGTTCTAAACCGGATGGATGAGTTGACCGGGGCTGGGGTCAATCAGTGGAATGTGATCAAAAGAAAGCTGAAAGACGAGATCGGTCACTATATTTACGCTCAAACCAAGAGAAGACCTATGATCTTGCCAATTATTATTGAGGTCTGAGTCAGCAGGGATAGGGATTATCCTTGCCCTAATGGTCTGTGCAAACGGGATATGGAAGCTTAGCAGCCTGATGAATGTGGGATCATACTTCGGTATGAACGTCACATTGTCATCGGGCTTTTGCTATTACATCGAGAATGTACGATAGATATACCATAAACGGAGGTGAATCTAATTCGCCATGGCTTTGCGATTCGAAGTATAATAAAAGGTAAACTAGTTAAAGAAACAAGAGGAGTCTTTATGAATAAAACGATTTCTGATATCGCTCAGATGGCAGGTGTGGCGAAAAGCACGGTCTCTCGCTACCTGAATGGCGGATCGGTTAGTGAAGATACCCGCCAGAAGATTGAGCGTATTATCAAACAATACAATTATGTTCCCAACACATTTGCACAGAGTTTAAAGGCCAAGAAAACCAGTATTATCGGCACGGTTGTGCCACGACTCGATTCTTTTGCGACATCCCAGACATTGATCGGGATTGATGAAGAACTGCGAAGTAATCAGTATCAGATGCTGATCGCGAATACGAGTCAGGACATGCAGCGCGAGATTGATGCCATTTATGATTTTGCACGACAGAAGGTATCGGGTATTATTCTGCTGGCTGCTGAAGTGACTGAAGCACATCTGAAGGCCGTTGAGGATATACGGATTCCGGTGTTATTGGTGGGGCAACAGCATGAGCAACTGCACAGTCTGGTTCACAATGATGATCAGGCAGGTTATGAGATGGGCAGATATGTCGTCGAACAAGGTCACCGCAAGATCGTGTATATGGGAGTTAGCGAGAAGGATCGGGCTGTAGGGATCTATCGTAAACAAGGGTTCCAGCGAGCAATCGCTGAGTGTGGTGGATGTGAAGTGAAGTATTATGAGACAAGCTTTAAGATGTCGGAAGCCATCGTTACCGCTGAAGCCATTCTGAAAGAAATCACACCAACGATCATTGTAGGGGCCACGGATAATATCGCACTGGGTGTAATGAAGATTGCGTTCTCCAATAAAATTCGCATACCGCAAGATTTGTCCGTTACCGGATTTGGCGGATATGATATTACGGAGATGATTCACCCCACGCTGACGACTGTGAAATATCATTATTTGCAGGCGGGCAAAGTAGCGGCGAATCACATTATTCGTCTGGTGAAAGGCGAGTCGGTGGAGGAACGAACAACACTGGACGTAGAACTAATTCCTCGAGAAAGCGTTGACAAATTATAAAAACATCATT
Coding sequences:
- a CDS encoding ribonuclease J translates to MLAHNKLYIAALGGVNEIGKNMYFIQYNQDIIVIDCGSKFPDETLPGIDLIIPDVTYLLENLDKVRGLVVTHGHEDHIGGIPYLLKQMNIPVYASRLTRGLIELKLKEHGLLRKADLHTIDAHSSITLGGIEVSFFATSHSIPDCLGIFFKTPAGNVVHTGDFKFDMSPVHGPFPDLHRMAEIGKQGVHILLSESTNAERPGFTPSERVVGDHILDAFIRAKQKVFISTFASNVSRVQQIVNAAFETGRKLALLGRSMVNVVSVASELGYLQVPDGLLIEAIDSDQFPPEQVVVLCTGSQGEAMAALSRLASGKHPHVRINAGDTVIIAAGAIPGNERNLAHVIDNLYVLGARVIYGSSGAAGMHVSGHGSQEELKLMLTLMKPDYLIPIHGEFRMLYQHRLLAESVGIERDHVFIVNNGDMVQYKDGIASLGPKIASGNSLVDGLIMGDVGNIVLRDRRQLSSDGMLVIVTTLSKTEKQMVTSPEIISRGFVFVKDSEEFMHEIHELVLNRMDELTGAGVNQWNVIKRKLKDEIGHYIYAQTKRRPMILPIIIEV
- a CDS encoding LacI family DNA-binding transcriptional regulator — encoded protein: MNKTISDIAQMAGVAKSTVSRYLNGGSVSEDTRQKIERIIKQYNYVPNTFAQSLKAKKTSIIGTVVPRLDSFATSQTLIGIDEELRSNQYQMLIANTSQDMQREIDAIYDFARQKVSGIILLAAEVTEAHLKAVEDIRIPVLLVGQQHEQLHSLVHNDDQAGYEMGRYVVEQGHRKIVYMGVSEKDRAVGIYRKQGFQRAIAECGGCEVKYYETSFKMSEAIVTAEAILKEITPTIIVGATDNIALGVMKIAFSNKIRIPQDLSVTGFGGYDITEMIHPTLTTVKYHYLQAGKVAANHIIRLVKGESVEERTTLDVELIPRESVDKL